From Pseudobythopirellula maris:
CGGCGGCTCGCAGCGCGAAGAGCGGCTCGACGTGCTCACCGCCCGCATGCAGGAACAGGGGATCGAGCCGGACGACTACCAGTGGTACGTCGACCTCAGGCGCTACGGCACGGCCCCGCACAGCGGCTTCGGCCTGGGGCTCGAACGGATGGTGCAGTTCACCACCGGCATGGCGAACATCCGCGACGTGATCCCGTTCCCCCGCACGCCGGGGCACGCGGGGTTCTAGTGCGAAACGCACGGATGCGTAGCGTGTGCGGCGGTGTGATTCGACGTCGATATGGCGAAAACAACGCTACGGCTAGCGGTAGTGCGATCTAGAAGGCGTATTTAGGTTTGCGGAATGCGGGGTAAGAGTGAGGGGCTGCTACTCGAGATCCTCAGCCGAAATCGAGTCTTGCCGCGCGCTCAGCACCCGGTAGATCACGACTGCATCATCCTCGACGCAGTAGAGCACCCGGTGCGTGGCGCCGCCAAGACCGTAAAGCATCTGCCGGACGCCTGCGATACGCAGCGCGTGTTCGCTCGCAAAAGAAAAACGCTCGGGCATCTCTGCGAGCGAATAGATCTCGTTAAGAATGCCGGTGTACCAGCGATCTGCCTGTTCTTTGGAACGGCATACCGACCACCACGAGCGGTTCGAGTGGATGTCCCACTTGGCGGGTTCGGTGATTACGATGCGGCGGTTCACGATCGCGGTGGGATACCCTGCTCTTCGCGATACCGACGATCGAAATCTTCTAGCGGCTCGTACTGGCCCGCCTTGTAGGCGTCGATGCCCTCTTGGACCGCTTTAACGGCGTCGTCCCCTTCGAGTATCAGCGGGGTGGCGTCTTCCATCCGGGCGATCGCACGCACGATCACGTCGGCGGCGTCGGAGCCCTCGCCTCGTTGGGCCAGCTTGGCGGCCAATTGGATTGTTGTGTCGGGGAGATCGATCTGCATGCGAACAGCCCAAGATGAAAGTCGTTGGCTTCTCGGCCGCTAGCCGGCGCGAGTTCCGCCAATCCAAGGCTGTATTCTACCCGCCGACACTTTGACGGTTCAAGCAAAACGCCCCCCGACCAAGCCCAGACAGGGCTGCGATACGCACCTGACGGGGCGCGCCGATAGAGCCAGACGCCGACCTGCCGTTCACTCCGACATCAGCGTCAGGATCTCGAGCGCCGCAAACCCCTCGTGCAGCTTCTCGGCCGGCGCCTCGCGTGACGATTGCCACACGCTCTGCGCCCTGCGGACGTACTGCTCGCGGGCCTCACGCAGGAAGAACTCCTCGACCTCGCGGAGCGCCGCCCGCCACGACGCCTTCGATTGGTCGAGCGCCTCCGCGTCGCCAGAAAGGGCCTCGAAGATCACGTCATCAAGGCTTTCGAGACGCTCGAGCGTCTCGGGCGGGATCGTCACGCCCCACCCCGCGTTCACCACCAGGCTCGCCGCCTCCTCGGCCGCACGATCGGCGTTCGCGCCGTCGACACCCGACGTGTCGACTCGCAGCAGGTCGTGTTGGTGAGGGTGGGCGGGGGTCATTGAAAGCGAATAAGTAAGGGTTCAAACGGGGTAAGGGGGCTTGGGGGAACACACTTATAGGACCGTTGTCTCGGGCCCCAGGTTCGTGGCCCTACCAGGCCGCGGGGGCTTCCGCAGCCGAACGGGGGGATGGAGAGCCGGGCGTTATCCGGTGCGGCGCCGCTGGCGGAGTTGCTCGAACTGGGAGACGACCGACGCCGCCCCTTCTGCCGGGCTCTCGAGAGGAGTGGCGTAATCGACCACCGCTGCGGGTTGGGGCGAATCCACTTGGGCCGAAACCGGCGCAGCCACGGCAGCGGGGGCCTCCGACGCGAGCGCGGCGCGGGCGATTGCCTCGGGGGCAAGCACCTCGGTGACGGATGCCGAAGAAATTGCCGCCGCCGGGGGCCCCCCGCTAGCGGACAAACGCTCGTCGAGCTCTCGCTCGCGGCGCAGCAGATCGCTCTCCTCAGCCGCCAGCCGCTGACGCCATTGGTCGAGCTGCCGGTGATAAGAGTCCAATCGCTCCAGTGCGGCAGACGACGCCTCACGACGCTGCGCCTCTTCTGTCTGGAGCCATTCGGTGATTTCGCGCGCTGCGCTTAGCAATTGGGCGTTCATCCGTAGAGTGGGGGGAGGGTGAATTCCTTCGGTTTTTTAGGCGTCGGTAGCGACGCCCGGTGGATTGATCGGCCACACCGAGACGGCGGGCCGCAGGGATGCCCCGCTCCCCTCCGACAAACTAGCCGGCGAAAACGCGAGCACATCAGAGGGAAGAAGAGCGCTGACCGGGCCGCGGATTCCCTCTCCGGGGCCATCGAAAATCTAGGTCGCCCCCGGAGCGAGTCAAATCCTGAGGACAAGGATTTACCGAAACGCTCCTGCTACTGCAGAAGAACCACGGGTGACACGGATATCACCGCCGAGAATGCGGATGAATGGCCAAGAAAGGGCGCAAAGACGCAAAGAGAAGAGGACGGGTGGTCCCGAAGCGTTTGGAATGACCAATGACCAATGACCAATGACCAATGACCAATGACCAAAAAGGGGCGGGATTCAAAGCCTTTTGGTCATTGGTCATCCGCCCTAAGCCGGCGCCTGCTGCCGCATCATCGCCAGGAATCTGTCGAACAGATAATGGCTGTCGTGCGGGCCGGCCGAGGCCTCCGGGTGGTACTGCACACTAAAAGCCGGCGCCGTGCGGCAATTGACCCCCTCGACCGTTTGATCGTTGAGACTCAGGTGCGTCACCTCGAGCGAATCGGGCAGCGAGTCGGCGTCGACCGCAAAGCCGTGGTTCTGCGAGGTGATCTCCACCTTGCCGGTAGAGAGATCCTGCACCGGCTGGTTGGCGCCGCGGTGCCCGAACTTCATTTTGTACGTCTTCGCCCCCAGGGCGAGCGACAACAACTGGTGGCCCAGGCAGATGCCGAAAATCGGCTTCTGGCCCACCAGCGAGCGGATCGTATCGGTGGCGTAGGCCACCGGCTCGGGGTCGCCCGGGCCGTTGGAGAGGAAAACGCCGTCCGGCTTGTGGGCGAGGATCTCGTCGGCCGGGGTCTTGCCCGGCACCACGGTCACGCGGCAGCCCTGCCCCACCAGGCAACGCGGGATGTTCCATTTCATGCCGAAGTCCAAGGCCACGACGTGCGGGCCGTCGCCCTCGAAGGGCTCGGCGCCGCTGCCGTCGAGGCGTGTCCAGCGACTCAGCGGCTCGCTCCAAACTTGGGAGTCGGTCGGCGAGACCTCCTGAACCAAGTCGCGACCGACCAGGCCGGGGCTCGCTTTGGCCTTCGCCACAAGGCTCGCGTCGTCCAGGTCGGTCGTGGAAAGGACGCCGCGCATCGCTCCCTTAGAGCGGATGTGCCGGACCAGCGCTCGGGTGTCGATCCCCTCGATCGCCACTACGCCGTGCTCACGCAGGTAATCGCCGAGCGAGGTGTTGCTGCGGAAGTTGCTCCGCACGCGGCTCTCCTCACGCACGACGAATCCCGAGAGCTTGGGGCCGCCGCTCTCCATGTCGTCGGGGCAGACGCCGTAATTGCCGATCTGCGGGTAGGTCATCGTGACGATCTGGCCGCGGTAGCTGGGATCGGTGAGGATCTCCTGGTAGCCGGTCATCGACGTGTTGAAGCAGACCTCGCCGTCGCATTCGCCCGGGGCGCCGATCGAGCGGCCGGCGAACACGGCGCCGTCTTCGAGGGCGAGTTTAGCGGGCGGTTTTTCCGAGGGGGCGGGCATAGCGGGGCGGGCGGTCTTAGGCTTGGGGCAAGAAACCGGAGGATAAACTTCCCGATTCTCACCCCCGCGGGCCCCGCGATCAACCCACGGTCTATTCCCACAAGCACAATCGCCGCCCCTGCAGGGTCCGCCCTCTGTGGCGGGCCGAACCCCGACGGACGGGCGTGTCCCCGGGGCCGTCACGCCACGGAGGGCGGTCCCTACAGATCCTCACAACGTCTCGGGATTGTCTCGGTCGACGTCGACAACGAAATCTCCGCTCAGAAAATCACGACCGATCAACATGGCGTAGCCGAGCCGCGATCGATCACTGAGCGTGACCAGCGTTTCTTTCTCAACGCCTCGGCAGCGGAGCCTCAGTCGCAAGTAGTAGCGGTCCTGCGAGTCGACGGCGTTGCGGATTGTCGCGTGGTCAACAATCCGCGACTCGATCCACGCCTGCTCGCCGGCTCGGTTTTCGATGAGCACCCGGGCGATCTTGCCGACGTTGTTCTGCGGCTGGCCGTCATCCCCGGAGATCTCGAGCCGCTCGTAATGCAGCGAGCTGACCGTGGCGCCTGTGTCGACCCGCGCCATGAAACTGACGCCGCTGTCGAGTTCAGTGACCTCGGCCGTGGCGCCGATGGTCGCCTTGCCCACGAGGAGGGCTAATAGAGAGACGCCTGCGGAGAATAAGATTGCCCCCAGCAGCCATCGCTTAGCTAAACGCCTCTTGGGCGCCGGCGCGGCAAACGGCTGGTCCGCCATGCGACCGCCTCGCAAGAAAGGGGCGCGGTCAGTTCACTTTTTCGGTGACGTGCCCGGTGTCGACGACGAAGTCGCCCGTCAGGTACTCGCGGCCCAACAGCAGCGGGTACTTCAGCCGCGAACGGTCGTTGAGCGTCACCAGAGCGGGCTTCTGCACGCCGAGCACGCTGAGCTCGATCTCGATGTTGTAGCGCTCTTCTCGGTGAGCGTCCATCTTGACCACCGTGCGGTCGACGATCTTGGTGTCGACCCAAGCCCGTGACCCGGCGCCGTCATCGAGCAGAACCTTCGCCTTCTTGCCGATGTTCTCCGCAGGATCGGGAGACTCGTCCTCGATCACGAGGTCCTCGAAGTGCACCGATGTCTTGGCGGCGCCGGTGTCGACACGCGCCTGGAAGGTCAGACCGGAGGAGGACTCGGCCACTTCGGCCGTGGGGCCGATCGTTACCTTCTGGGGCTTGCCAAGCCCAAGCAAGGCGGGGGCGGCGGCGTACGCGACCAAAGCAACAATCAGTACAGCCGTGAGACGGTTGGTCGACATAGCTAGATCCCCCCCTGCGGAATCCTTTCCGTTCGGTAAGCGGTAGAGCCTCCGCACGTTCGGAGGTATTGAGCATCAGCAATCTAGCCAATTCTGCTACTCAACACAAAGAGAGATCTTCGTGCGTCGCCTCACTAGAGCCATAATATCTCGCGAATGGCGACCGGCGGCTGACCGCAGACTCCGGGCTTTGGTGGCCGTAGCTTTCCAAGATTGCTGATCTGACTGGCAGTCGCGGGCGGATCGAGCGCCGAGGGTAGAGGAGAGCGCATAAAAAACCCGGCGTTGGGCCGAAGCCCAACGCCGGGTATCTAATCAATTTGGTGAGTTGCTAAGCAAAGTTAGCGACCTCTTTTGTCAGCCAAGGACTGTCCCCATGTTCCACTGATTCGTCACCGATTCAGTGGTCTAAGTTATCCTTAGAAAGGAGGTGATCCAGCCGCAGGTTCCCCTACGGCTACCTTGTTACGACTTAGTCCCAATCGCGGAGTTGACTCTAGGCGCCTGCTTCCCGAAGGTTAGCTCAGCGACTTTAAGCCCCCCCCACTTTCGTGGCTTGACGGGCGGTGTGTACAAGGCTCAGGAACATATTCACCGTGGCATGCTGATCCACGATTACTAGCGATTCCGGCTTCATGCAGGCGAGTTGCAGCCTGCAATCCGAACTGGGGCATGCTTTGTGGGATTTGCTTGCTCTCGCGAGGTAGCATCCCTCTGTACATGCCATTGTAGGACGTGTGCAGCCCAGGCCATAAAGGCCATGAGGACTTGACGTCATCCCCACCTTCCTCCGGTTTAACACCGGCGGTCTCTCTAGAGTCCCCGCCATTACGCGCTGGCAACTAGAGACAAGGGTTTCGCTCGTTAAGGGACTTAACCCGACATCTCACGACACGAGCTGACGACAGCCATGCAGCACCTGTATACGTTTCACCCGAAGGCAACTAACCCGCTTTCACGGGCAGCATCCGTACATGTCAAGACCTGGATAAGGTTCTTCGCGTAGCCTCGAATTAAGCCACATCCTCCACCGCTTGTGTGAGCCCCCGTCAATTCCTTTGAGTTTCAGCCTTGCGACCATACTCCCCAGGCGGAGCACTTATCACTTTCGCTTCGGCCGAGAACCTATGGGGGGGTCCTCGACCAAGTGCTCATCGTTTACGGCTAGGACTACCGGGGTATCTAATCCCGTTCGCTACCCTAGCTTTCGTGTCTCAGCGTCAGAAGAGACCCAGTGAGCCGCTTTCGCCACCGGTGTTCCTGATGATATCAACGCATTTCACCGCTCCACCATCAGTTCCGCTCACCCCTGTCTCCCTCGAGCCATACAGTATCGGGCGCAGTTCCTCAGTTGAGCTGAGGGATTTCACACCCGACTTACATGGCCGCCTACACACCCTTTAAGCCCAATAATTCCGAATAACGTTTGTCCGGTTCGTCTTACCGCGGCTGCTGGCACGAACTTAGCCCGGACTTCCTCTGAAGATGGGTCAGGCCCCGCTCTTCACGGGGCTTTCCTCCCAACTGACAGCGGTTTACAACCCGAGGGCCTTCATCCCGCACGCGGCATTGCTCGGTCAGACTTTCGTCCATTGCCGAAGATTCTCGACTGCAGCCACCCGTAGGTGTCTGGGCAGTGTCTCAGTCCCAGTGTGACGGGCCACGCTCTCACGCCCGCTAACCATCGGAGCCTTGGTAGGCCATTACCCCACCAACAAGCTAGTAGTACGCAGTCCTCTCTCAGGGCGGAATCTCACCTTTGATCCGGGGATATTATCCGGCATTACCCACAGTTTCCCGTGGCTATTCCGGACCCTGAGGCAAGTAACTACGCGTTACTCACCCTTTCGCCGCTTTCCAGGTCTAATGCAAGCAAAAGACCCTTCTCGCTCGACTTGCATGCCTAATCCATGCCGCCAACGTTCATTCTGAGCCAGGATCAAACCCTTCAATTGATGTATGCATCAACTAGTTCCACCGCGAACGGCTTCCCTAGAAATGAACACGCTTTGAAGTAGCTTTGATTGGCTACTTAACTCTTCTTCTTTGGTCTGGTCGTGAGCCGACCGAACCGCACTGCCCTCCGAGCGACGAATCGCTCTTCGGCCAGACCGGCCAACCGACCCACTAACCAAGCCTGTATCGAATACAGTCTTGGCTGACTAAAAGGAGGTCACTCACCAAATTGTCAAAGATCTCAACTAAAGCCCGCGTTTGACCGCGAGCCCCCCATCATTGCGAGTTAGGCCTGAGCCGTCAACCCACAGTGAGGGATTTTCTCGATTTCTTTTGGCCGCTCAGAAAGCTGCCGAAGCGGCTCTCCTCGTGACCCCAAGTTGGCCGCCGAACAAACCTCGGCAACCCCCTGCTCGGCGAAGCCTTGTCGGCGACGCCCAACACAATCGAGACTCGGAATCTTACTGATCGGCCGCCGGTCGTCAACTGCCCGAATCCGTTTTCTCAACTTTTCGACTTTCGGCCGCTGCTTTAAGGCCAAACTTTGCTGGTCAGCACGGTCGCGTTGACGCAGAGCCCGCCGGCCACGCAACGGTTGGTGCTGGGATTCCGTCGCCTCGGCCGCTATTCTTCCAGCATCGCAGTTGGCCGAAGCACGCCGACGCCGCGTCGCGACCAAACACGAGGCGATTGATTGCCAGACTCCACGAACCTCGTGGAGTCTCCACCACGACAGAATTTACCCAAGGCCTGCCGACAGATGACGATGTGCCGAGGCGTCCGTGGCGCCACCACGGTCGACAGTAATGACCGCGAAGAGATCTTAGGCGCCACGCGTCAGCTCTTGGCGTTGATGATCCGCCGCAACAGCATCGACCGCGCCGACCTGGCAAGCGCGATCTTCACGGTGACCAAAGACCTCGACGCCGAGTTCCCGGCGCTGGCCGCCCGTCAACTCGGCTGGGCCGACGTGCCGCTTATCTGCGGCTACGAGATCTCGGTCCCCGGCTCTTTGCCGCTTTGTATCCGGGTGCTGTTGCACTGGAACACCGACAAGCGGGCTGACCAGATCCAGCACATCTACGCCCGCCAGGCGGAGCGGCTCCGCCCCGACCTTACCGAATTGCCCGCCGTCGACTGGGCGGAGCTGGAGGATTGGATCGGCGAGCAGATGCGCGAGGCCGAATGACCAATGACACAAGCCGCAACGACCTACACGCGAAAGCAAGAACAGCTCGCCGTATAGGTCGTAGAGGCTTGGACATTGGGGCTTTCACCCCCCGGCCCCTTGCCCCTTTTCACCCCGGCGCTCTAGAATACGGAGCTACGCCGTGCTGCTCAGCCACGGCTTACTGCACCTCAACTCACAGGCTGCCGGACCCGGTGCGGGTCGCGGGGCCGTCAACGGAGCGTTTGGATTGGGAACGAAAAAATCGGGTAAGGGTCGTCGCAAGCAAGGTCGTAAGAAGCGTCGTATGCGCGCGAAGATCCGCCATCGCAAGAAGTGATTTAGTGGGCGTGGCTCGTGATGACCCGCGGCGCCCACCACTCTTCTCACTCAAGACTCTCAGCCGTGTGGCTCACGAGCCGCAGTTCCACCGGCGAACTTTTCTCGGCCCACACCTCGCGCCGCTCGACCAAGAGCCACTTCCGCGTTCCGCGGGCCAGGCACTCCACGCGCACCTCGCCCCCCGTCCAACCGACGGGGGCGACGAACGTGACGGTGTAATTCCGCTCGCCCTCGAGCGTTGATTGCGACGAGCGTTTCAGCTTGAAGTAAACGCCGCGACGCGAGTTGACCGTTCCGCTCACGACGGTCGGCTCTTTGGGCGGCAGGCGGCTGAGCTTCTCGACCTCTTTCTGGCTGCGTCCCACAGCGCCATGGATCGTGGGAGTGATGGCCACGTCGACGCCGAGCTTGCCGCCGAGCGACGCCCCCATCGACTTGTCTTGCTGCGAGGTGCGTTCCACCTCGATCGGCTCGGCGTGCTCGCTCTCGAGCAAGGTTTTCGGTCCGTAGTCGTGCACCATCAGGCCGGCCGCTTCGCCGTCGATCTCGATCACCAGGTCTTCGACGCGGCGCGCCTCGCCGTGGTAGAGCACCAGCGAGATCGGCGCCTCGACTTTTAGCAGCCGTTCGCCGGGCCTCGTGGCGGCGAACTCTTCGGTTGTCACGTCGCGGCAGACCAGTGTCCGTGGGATGTCGAAGGACGCCTCCGGCAGCTCGGCGCCGAGGCCGACGATGTCCGACGCGTCGGCCGAGGACGCCCCCCCCGCCGTCGCCATCGCCGCTAGCAGCAGGGCGAGCCCAACGTTGTTTCGCTCCATCGCGTGCATGAGATTCCGTCCGGTGTTCGACATGAAATACGACTGTTTTCTGATCGCGGTTTTCACGTGCATCAGCGATGAAATTGGCCAAGACCGAGGCGACCAGAGGCGAGGAAAAGAGCACTCACGGCTCAACTCCTGTGGCTTAAGGATGTCGCTTCGTGGCCAACGCGATCGATGATCACCCGTGGGGTCCGGGGTCAGCTCCACGTGTACTTACGCGGCATTGGGGAGGACAGTTTGCGCAATCACCAAGTTCCGTTCCCAGGGGCACGGAACTGCACAAGTCGGCGCCGCCGCGAGGTCGACTTAGACTGTGGGACCCCATTCTTTTCACATCAATAGCGACTGCGATGCGATCAACGCTACCACGGCTGGCGCTCCTCGTGCTGATAGCAACCACAGCGGTTGCGTCGGCCGGCGCCCAAACGACTCCCGGTTGGATCGGCCTCTCGCCGGCGGAGCCGCGTGAGCCGGCGCCCCTCGCGTCTCGCCGCGCCCACCGCCTGCAATCGCACGCGATGACCGAACCGCAGCCGTACCCCTCGCCCGAATCGACGACGCCGGCGGAGTTGACCCCGGCCCCCTACGCGGGAGTCGTCAATCACGCGCACGCCCCCGCTTTCCGCTGGGGCTACTTCGGCGCCGAGCGTCACGCCCCAAGCGTCCATTGGCACCGCGACTACAACGACGACATCGTGCGGTGGTCGACGCGTCCGCGGTACTGAGATCGCAAAAGAGCGAGCCCGGCGATCAGCGAGCAACCGCTGCCCCCCGGCCATTGGTTCTTGTCGGAAGCCTCTTTTCAACGAGCCCAGCAGCATCGTTGCCGACGCTTGCTCAGCAGCGATGGGGGCTTCGTGCGAATCGCACAAATGCGTAGCGTGTGTGGCGGTGTGATCCGGCGTCGACAAGGCGAAAACGACGCTACGGCTACCAGTAGTGCGCTCTAGCGAAGCCGTTGAGTCAGAACGGAGCCGAGAACCTCTAGGGGTCCCTCAGCGATGCCCTCCCAGGCAGCCAGTCGCTCCTGCGAACGCCCCCTCGCTAACCGCATCGCGATCGCCGCTATTGACTGCTCAGTGTGGCGGCAGGGGCTACCGTGGGAGCGAATTCGCGAGCGTCCCAAGATGGATTGGGTTTCGTGAAACGCCCTCGGCCCTAAGCATTCGGCCGAAATGCTAACGGCAAACGGCTATATCACCGCATAAAGCCAACGTTGAACGTGAACGTCTGCTCGTCGTCGAACCGCGAGCTCTCGACCGGGAAGGCGAAGTCCAGGGCGATCGGCGCCGGGCCCATCGCCGGGATCGTCAGCCGCAGGCCGACACCCGGTGCGATGCGGAAGTTGTCGAGTTCGACGCTCTCGTTCACCGTGCCGTAGTCGCAGAACACCACGCCATTGATCATGTCGTCCGCGGTGAGCGGGAACATGTATTCCAGCGTGTTGAGCCACATGAAGTCGCCACCCACCTCGTTGGTCCCGTCGTTCTTCGTGGGCGAGGCGCCGCGGAAGTCGAAGCCGCGCATCGTCGAGAACCCGCCCGCGTAAAACCGGTCGTACGACGGCGTGTTGGAGCCCGTGAATCCGAGCCGGGTTTGCCAAACCAGCACGTGCCGACCGGTGTGGTCGGGCCGCTCGCGGATGAGGAAGTACTCACGCAAGTCGACCTCCGCTCTCGGGTAGTCGAACGAGCCGGTCACCGCTTCGAGCGTCAGGGCGGCGTAGTGCCCGCTGGTGGCGAGGAACGGATTGTCGCGGGTGTCGTTGATGATTTTCATGCCGAACCCGTGAAGCGCGTTGTCGCCGACCATCTCGTCGTACTGCGGCAACACGCCGGGCAAGGTCGAGATGTCGTGGATATTGACGTTCTCGCCACGGTACGTGAGCGAGGCCGCCAAGTCGTTGTCGGTCCACTGGTAGCCCAGGCCGATGCGACCGCCGAGGCGTTGCTCGTCCCAGTCGTCGTAGCGGCGGTCGTAGTAGTTGCCGCTCAGGCTGAGGCTGATCGGAGTGTCCCACAGGTAGGGCTCCTGCCAGCTGGCGACGTAGCGTTGCACCTGGGTGCCGGGCGCCGCCTCGAGCCGGAAACGCTGGCCGCCGCCTCGGAACGCGGTGCCGTCGTAGATGTCTTGGAAACTGGTCGGGGGCCGGCGCCAGTCGAAGTTCCGCTCGTCCAGCAGGATCTGGCCGACGACGCCCGCGTCGGAGTTGACGCCCACGCCGAGCATGAACCGCCCGGTTTGCGTCTCCTCGAGGTTCACGTAGAGGTCGACGGCCGGGTCGTTGGGCGGCGGAACGGGCGTGGGGGCGTAGACCGGGCCGGGCAAGAACGGCGAGCCGAGCGCGCCCCCGTAAGTGGGGGCGGGCCCTTGGTAGCCTCTCGCCGGGTACGACGAGCCTTGGGAGTACGCGCTCTGAGCCGTGTGGCTGTAGGGCGTTGTCGGGTTGTACGCCGCCTCGGGGGCCGCCTGGTAAGGCGGAAAGTCAGGTGCGGGCGCCGCGGTCTGTGCGGGGTAAGGCGTCGACGGCGGGAACGGCGACTCTTGCCGAACGGGCTGCGGAGGCAGCACCGGGTCGCGTGTGCCGGGTTGGTACGGCGCCGGCGATCCGGGCAGGGTCGGCACGTTCTGCGCGGCGGGCGTCGGGTAGGTCTGGCCCTGGTACTGCACCTGCTGCACCGGTTGCGCCGCGCCAGTCGTGGCCGCGCCGGGCCCGCCGGCCTGCACCACGCCGCCCTGGCCGCCAACGACCGGGGTGCTCGTCACGCCGCCGTCCTGGCCGTAGACCGAGGTCCATCCCTGGTAGGTCGTGTGCCGCTTGGCCGAACCCGACGCCGAGGCGCTCTCGTCGGCCAGTTGCTGCTCCGTGAGCTCCGGTAGCTGGTAAGTGATGCGCGGCGTGGCGCCCGCTTGGGGGTTGGTGTTGAACAGGCTGCTGGAGCTGATGCGGCGTTCGGTCGCCCTCAGCTCACGGGTGTCGACCACATCGCCCGGCCGGATCGAGAAACGGTTCAGGGCGGTTTGGATGCGGGTGT
This genomic window contains:
- the aroH gene encoding chorismate mutase, translated to MTMCRGVRGATTVDSNDREEILGATRQLLALMIRRNSIDRADLASAIFTVTKDLDAEFPALAARQLGWADVPLICGYEISVPGSLPLCIRVLLHWNTDKRADQIQHIYARQAERLRPDLTELPAVDWAELEDWIGEQMREAE
- a CDS encoding POTRA domain-containing protein codes for the protein MPSLPLVRSPLPRSLAAAFAVVLTVSAACGQGFSTPGGAPDPSVGAPPGPKKSVAAGAGLSAFATNELVTEIRVEGNRTVPASRITAQMQTRVGRPFDPKALQADVRKLGQLPYFAGVRPLTERTAEGRVVILRVAERATIRYVEYLGNERIKAKKLARETGVEVGGAVDPYAVEEGRRKLLELYKSNGFGRAEVTIAEGSKPDDRGVVYVIHEGDKQRIWSVEFEGNEFASDGQLKTKVKAKPGFAHLMGGKFNQDQLDDDRNRIIAYYRKFGFFRATVGRTIEFGESGEWATITYVINEGPRYQVRNVSLVGNEKFADESLLSGATLPAGEPFEQDKMNADVNWLKDLYGSKGYVFADVKAEPVFLEEPGKIDLVYRIEEGERFRVGKIIVNIGGENPHTRIQTALNRFSIRPGDVVDTRELRATERRISSSSLFNTNPQAGATPRITYQLPELTEQQLADESASASGSAKRHTTYQGWTSVYGQDGGVTSTPVVGGQGGVVQAGGPGAATTGAAQPVQQVQYQGQTYPTPAAQNVPTLPGSPAPYQPGTRDPVLPPQPVRQESPFPPSTPYPAQTAAPAPDFPPYQAAPEAAYNPTTPYSHTAQSAYSQGSSYPARGYQGPAPTYGGALGSPFLPGPVYAPTPVPPPNDPAVDLYVNLEETQTGRFMLGVGVNSDAGVVGQILLDERNFDWRRPPTSFQDIYDGTAFRGGGQRFRLEAAPGTQVQRYVASWQEPYLWDTPISLSLSGNYYDRRYDDWDEQRLGGRIGLGYQWTDNDLAASLTYRGENVNIHDISTLPGVLPQYDEMVGDNALHGFGMKIINDTRDNPFLATSGHYAALTLEAVTGSFDYPRAEVDLREYFLIRERPDHTGRHVLVWQTRLGFTGSNTPSYDRFYAGGFSTMRGFDFRGASPTKNDGTNEVGGDFMWLNTLEYMFPLTADDMINGVVFCDYGTVNESVELDNFRIAPGVGLRLTIPAMGPAPIALDFAFPVESSRFDDEQTFTFNVGFMR
- a CDS encoding type II toxin-antitoxin system RelE/ParE family toxin, whose amino-acid sequence is MNRRIVITEPAKWDIHSNRSWWSVCRSKEQADRWYTGILNEIYSLAEMPERFSFASEHALRIAGVRQMLYGLGGATHRVLYCVEDDAVVIYRVLSARQDSISAEDLE
- the carA gene encoding glutamine-hydrolyzing carbamoyl-phosphate synthase small subunit; protein product: MPAPSEKPPAKLALEDGAVFAGRSIGAPGECDGEVCFNTSMTGYQEILTDPSYRGQIVTMTYPQIGNYGVCPDDMESGGPKLSGFVVREESRVRSNFRSNTSLGDYLREHGVVAIEGIDTRALVRHIRSKGAMRGVLSTTDLDDASLVAKAKASPGLVGRDLVQEVSPTDSQVWSEPLSRWTRLDGSGAEPFEGDGPHVVALDFGMKWNIPRCLVGQGCRVTVVPGKTPADEILAHKPDGVFLSNGPGDPEPVAYATDTIRSLVGQKPIFGICLGHQLLSLALGAKTYKMKFGHRGANQPVQDLSTGKVEITSQNHGFAVDADSLPDSLEVTHLSLNDQTVEGVNCRTAPAFSVQYHPEASAGPHDSHYLFDRFLAMMRQQAPA
- a CDS encoding putative ATP-dependent zinc protease; amino-acid sequence: MSTNRLTAVLIVALVAYAAAPALLGLGKPQKVTIGPTAEVAESSSGLTFQARVDTGAAKTSVHFEDLVIEDESPDPAENIGKKAKVLLDDGAGSRAWVDTKIVDRTVVKMDAHREERYNIEIELSVLGVQKPALVTLNDRSRLKYPLLLGREYLTGDFVVDTGHVTEKVN
- a CDS encoding putative ATP-dependent zinc protease, whose protein sequence is MGKATIGATAEVTELDSGVSFMARVDTGATVSSLHYERLEISGDDGQPQNNVGKIARVLIENRAGEQAWIESRIVDHATIRNAVDSQDRYYLRLRLRCRGVEKETLVTLSDRSRLGYAMLIGRDFLSGDFVVDVDRDNPETL